The nucleotide sequence CGATGCTGTCGATGGTGTTCTCCACGCCCTTCTTCACGATGCCGTCGCCGCCGTAGAACTGCTGGCCGTCGCGGTACATCACGTAGCCGAGGATGCCGGCGTTCACCGAGAAGGCTATCTTGCCGGCGCACGAGGGCTTCGCGCCGTCGCACACCATGCCCGCCACGATGGACAGCGCGTTCACCACGGCGTGGCAGGCCTCCTTGTAGCCGCCGCCGTCCAGATACGCGATGCCGGCGCCCGCCGCCGCGCCCGCGCACACCGCGCCGCAGAACGCCGACAGCCGGCCGATGCCCGTCTTCTGATGGATGGCCACGAGGTTCGAGAGCACCAGCGCACGGTAGAGCTGCTCGTCGCTCGACCCCAGCTCGCGCGCGTACACGATGAGCGGCACCGACACGGTGATGCCCTGGTTGCCGCTGCCCGAGTTGATGACCACCGGCAGCTCGCAGCCGCTCATGCGCGCGTCGGACGCCGCTGCGGCGCACGCGCAGGCGCGCACCTTCACGTCGTCGCCGTAGGCGCCCAGCATGACGCTGCCGATGTTCGCGCCCCAGTCGCCGGCCAGCCCCTCGTCGGCCACGGCGCCGTTGCAGGCGATCTGCCGGTCGAGCAGCTCGCGCACGTCGTCCACGTCCACGGTCATGGCGAAGTCCCAGATACCGGCCATCGAAAGCAGGCCGCGGTCGGTCATGCCCTCGGCCGCGCCGCCCTCCGACGCAGGCGCGGCATCGCGCAGCACCTCGCCGTCGCGCTCCTCGCGCACGATGTTCGTGTGGAAGTCGGCGATGCGCACGAGCGCGCTGCGCGCCGGACCGCCCGCCGCGGCCCCGGCGCCCGCGCCGCCGCCCGCGGCCCCGGCGCCGTCGGCAGCCTCCGCGGCGAACGCGCGCACGACGATGTCGAAGTCGAGGCCCGAGTCGGCGCGCTCCACCGCGATGGGCGTGCGCCCCAGATAGGCGACGACCTCCTCCACGTCGGCCGGCGACACGTCGGCGATCACCTCCAGGCTGCGGCCGGCCTCCCCCGCCACGATGCCGGCTGCCGCCGCGGCCTCGATGCCCTTCAAGCCGCCCGTATGGGGCACCACCACGCTCTTCGCGTTCTTGATGATGCTGCCGCTGGCCGCCACGTGCACGCGGGTCGGCTCGGCTCCCAGCAGCTCGCGCGCCCTCGCCGCCGCCAGCGCGATGGCGATAGGCTCCGTGCACCCCATCGCCGCGATAAGCTCTTCTTCCAAAATGGAAACGTAGGCGCCGTAGCGCTCGTCGGTCCGCTCCATGATCCGCCTTCCCGCCGGTTACGATTCCCCCATGATAGCACGCGACCCCCGCTGGGCGCTTAACGTCAAATTGATGCCGGCAACACCGGGAGCCGTCGCTATAATATGATGCAATTGCGCTCGCGCGCTGAACAACAAGGAGGTCCGCTTGAAGAAGCGGAGTAGGCTGGGCAAGGGGTTTATCGTCATCGCCTTCTGGGTGCTGGGCGTAGCCATACTCATGTTCACCCTCGCGCAGGTGCGCGACTTCGCCGGCATCATCAACGACTCGGGCGTCGTGCGCGGCGGCACGCAGCGCGTGGTGAAGATGGAGCTGGCCGGCCGGCCGGCGCCGTCCACCGAGCAGCGCGTGACCTCGCTGCTGGAGAAACTGGCCGAGAACGAGGAAAACCGCCTGTACAAGGGCCCCGAAACCTACGAGTTCATGGACAACCTGGCCGCCGTCGACTCGCAATGGAAGCTCATCGAGGACGAGATCGATGCCCTGCACCGCGGGGAGGGATCCGCCGAGCGGCTGCTGGACCTGAGCGAGACGCACTTCACCCTGGCCGACGCCATGGTGCTCTCCGCCCAGAAGCGCGCCGAGCGAGACTTCCTCGTGACGGGCGCCATCTGCACCGTGCTGTTCCTCACCGCCGCCACCATCATGCTGTTCATGCGCAACGACCGCATCTCGAAGCTCAAGACCGCCTACTTCACCGACCCGCTCACGAGGCGCAAGAACATGCTGGCCTTCGAGGAGCAGGGGCAGCAGCTCGTGTCCAGCGCCCCCGGGGGCACGTACCTGGTGGCGTACACGAACGTGCTGAACTTCCGCTACATCAACGAGACGTACGGCTACGAGTCCGGCGACAAGCTCATCCTGACGTTGGCCCGCCTGCTGGACAATGCCTGCCGGCGCGACGAGCTGGCGACGCACGGCAACGCGGACCACTTCGTGCTGCTGCGCAACGACCCGCAGCGCATCGAGAAGCTGCACGGGCACATCGAGGCGAAGCTGCGCGCCACCCCCGACCTTCACTTCACGGGCATCCTCTCTTTCGGCTGCGGCGTGTGCGAGGTCGAGCAGCCCAGCGACAGCATCCCGCTCCTGGTGAGCAACGCCATAGCCGTGATGAAGGAGTCGCCCGACAAGGAGGGCATCTCGCGCTACGACCAGGTGTTCCGCAACGCCGTGGAGCTTAAGAACCGCATCGAGCAGCACGAGGACGAGGCGCTGGCGAACCGCGAGTTCCAGCTGTACCTGCAGCCGAAGAACCATCTGGCCGACGGCGCGCTCGCCGGGGCGGAGGCGCTTGTGCGCTGGAATTCGCCCAAGCTGGGCTTCCTCCCGCCCGACTCGTTCATCCCCCTCTTCGAGAAGAACGGGTTCATCGTGCAGCTCGACTTCTACATGCTCAAGCGCGTGTGCCAAACCTATCCGATGACCGTACCCGGCACCGGCGAAGCGCTCGTGGTGTCCGTGAACTTCTCCCGTGTCACCATCATGCGCGAGGGCTTCATCGAGCGCCTGCTGCACGTGGTGGACAGCGCCCGCATCCCCCACGAGGCCATCGAGGTCGAAGTCACCGAAAGCGCGTTCGTCATGGACGAGGACGCGGTCATCAACAAGCTCGAGACGCTCAAGGCCATGGGCTTCCGCCTGGCCATGGACGACTTCGGTACCGGCTACTCGTCGCTCAACCTGCTGCGCAAACTGCCCATCGACGTGCTCAAGATCGACCGCGGCTTCCTCTCCGAGAACACCGACCCGAGCCGATCGCGCTCCGTGCTGAAGGGCGTGCTGGACATGGCCGGCGACCTCGGGCTGGTCACCGTGTGCGAAGGCGTGGAAACGGAGGAGCAGGCCTCCATGCTGAGAGAGCTGGGCTGCCCGGTGGCCCAGGGCTACGTGTTCTCCAAGCCCCTGCCGGAGGGGGAGTTCCGCACCCGCTACGGACTTTGAGGGCCGAACCGCGCGTTGACCGGGCACGGCGA is from Gordonibacter urolithinfaciens and encodes:
- a CDS encoding serine dehydratase subunit alpha family protein; translation: MERTDERYGAYVSILEEELIAAMGCTEPIAIALAAARARELLGAEPTRVHVAASGSIIKNAKSVVVPHTGGLKGIEAAAAAGIVAGEAGRSLEVIADVSPADVEEVVAYLGRTPIAVERADSGLDFDIVVRAFAAEAADGAGAAGGGAGAGAAAGGPARSALVRIADFHTNIVREERDGEVLRDAAPASEGGAAEGMTDRGLLSMAGIWDFAMTVDVDDVRELLDRQIACNGAVADEGLAGDWGANIGSVMLGAYGDDVKVRACACAAAASDARMSGCELPVVINSGSGNQGITVSVPLIVYARELGSSDEQLYRALVLSNLVAIHQKTGIGRLSAFCGAVCAGAAAGAGIAYLDGGGYKEACHAVVNALSIVAGMVCDGAKPSCAGKIAFSVNAGILGYVMYRDGQQFYGGDGIVKKGVENTIDSIARLGRDGMRATNDEIIRIMLGS
- a CDS encoding putative bifunctional diguanylate cyclase/phosphodiesterase, with product MKKRSRLGKGFIVIAFWVLGVAILMFTLAQVRDFAGIINDSGVVRGGTQRVVKMELAGRPAPSTEQRVTSLLEKLAENEENRLYKGPETYEFMDNLAAVDSQWKLIEDEIDALHRGEGSAERLLDLSETHFTLADAMVLSAQKRAERDFLVTGAICTVLFLTAATIMLFMRNDRISKLKTAYFTDPLTRRKNMLAFEEQGQQLVSSAPGGTYLVAYTNVLNFRYINETYGYESGDKLILTLARLLDNACRRDELATHGNADHFVLLRNDPQRIEKLHGHIEAKLRATPDLHFTGILSFGCGVCEVEQPSDSIPLLVSNAIAVMKESPDKEGISRYDQVFRNAVELKNRIEQHEDEALANREFQLYLQPKNHLADGALAGAEALVRWNSPKLGFLPPDSFIPLFEKNGFIVQLDFYMLKRVCQTYPMTVPGTGEALVVSVNFSRVTIMREGFIERLLHVVDSARIPHEAIEVEVTESAFVMDEDAVINKLETLKAMGFRLAMDDFGTGYSSLNLLRKLPIDVLKIDRGFLSENTDPSRSRSVLKGVLDMAGDLGLVTVCEGVETEEQASMLRELGCPVAQGYVFSKPLPEGEFRTRYGL